The Lycium ferocissimum isolate CSIRO_LF1 chromosome 1, AGI_CSIRO_Lferr_CH_V1, whole genome shotgun sequence genome includes a region encoding these proteins:
- the LOC132053318 gene encoding tRNA (guanine(26)-N(2))-dimethyltransferase isoform X2, producing the protein MSCLSLKPLSISPFISYNPQNIKPLKSQHNIIPPCCKSQQYQTERAHKFDVGDTFFRSESATARDLGVLSAAVYRNTTGSLRVLDAMCGCGIRSLRYLEEAQADFVVANDANDNYKDLILANLSQVSSDSGEGKRWEVNHLPATRLLAECYVRKDYFDLIDVDSFGSGSSYLRVALDAVKLGGLLYITSTDGLSSGGHRPHQSLAAYGAYVRPLPYSNEIGLRMLIGGAVREASVLGYHIVPLFSYYSYHGPVFRVMLQVKRGKSPSNRYYSFISYCNRCGNTRAFSWNELGEISCPCSTNVSRSLVVSGPLWTGPLHNAPHLTEMMSLADWWGWLGDGEGKNLEKLLKQMIDESDPKLPVGYLNADEIASRAKLNLPPLSAIMNRLHEEGYAVSRSHIAPNAIKTNCPMVECVKIVKQLQQPAEMNSLH; encoded by the exons ATGTCTTGTCTTTCTCTCAAACCGCTATCCATTTCACCATTCATCTCctacaacccacaaaacatcaAACCCTTAAAATCCCAACACAACATCATTCCACCCTGTTGTAAATCACAGCAGTACCAAACTGAAAGGGCCCACAAATTCGATGTCGGCGACACTTTCTTCCGCAGCGAAAGCGCCACTGCCCGGGACCTGGGAGTTCTCTCCGCCGCCGTCTACCGGAACACCACCGGGAGCCTCCGTGTTCTCGACGCCATGTGTGGCTGTGGTATTCGTTCTCTTCGCTACTTAGAAGAGGCCCAGGCTGATTTCGTTGTGGCTAATGATGCAAATGACAATTACAAGGACCTTATTTTGGCAAATCTGTCTCAG GTCTCAAGTGATTCTGGAGAAGGGAAAAGATGGGAGGTTAATCATTTGCCTGCTACTAGGTTATTGGCTGAGTGTTATGTGCGAAAGGACTACTTTGACCTTATTGATGTGGATTCTTTTGGTAGCGGTTCAAGTTACTTGAGAGTTGCTTTGGATGCTGTGAAATTGGGGGGCTTGCTATATATTACTTCCACTGATGGACTTTCTTCTGGTGGTCATAGGCCTCACCA GTCTTTAGCTGCCTATGGAGCATATGTTCGGCCTTTGCCATACTCAAATGAGATAGGTCTCCGGATGCTTATAGGCGGGGCAGTTAGAGAGGCTTCAGTGCTTGGTTATCATATTGTTCCACTTTTCTCATACTACTCATATCATGGGCCCGTGTTTAGAGTGATGCTACAAGTCAAGCGTGGAAAGTCTCCTTCTAACAG GTATTATAGTTTTATCAGCTATTGCAATCGATGTGGGAACACTCGAGCATTTTCCTGGAATGAACTTGGTGAGATCAGCTGCCCTTGTAGTACAAAT GTTTCACGTTCACTTGTGGTTTCAGGACCCCTCTGGACTGGACCTCTTCACAATGCTCCCCATCTAACAGAAATGATGAGTTTGGCTGATTGGTGGGGATGGCTTGGTGATGGTGAAGGGAAAAATCTTGAAAAACTATTGAAACAAATGATTGACGAGAGTGACCCCAAATTGCCAGTTGGATACCTCAATGCAGATGAG ATCGCAAGTCGTGCTAAACTTAATTTGCCTCCTCTAAGTGCGATAATGAACCGCCTGCATGAG GAAGGTTATGCTGTTAGCAGATCACATATTGCCCCAAATGCGATTAAGACAAACTGCCCCATGGTTGAATGTGTTAAGATTGTAAAGCAACTTCAACAGCCTGCTGAAATGAATTCGCTCCATTAA
- the LOC132053303 gene encoding superoxide dismutase [Mn], mitochondrial isoform X2 has product MALRTLVTKRTVAAGLGFRQQLRGLQTFSLPDLPYDYGALEPAISGDIMQLHHQKHHQTYITNYNKALEQLDDAISKGDANTVAKLHSALKFNGGGHINHSIFWKNLAPVREGGGEPPKGSLGWAIDTNFGSVEALVKKMNAEGAALQGSGWVWLGVDKELKRLVIETTANQDPLVSKGANLVPLLGIDVWEHAYYLQLKKGLIVRVNESYECIKELVVL; this is encoded by the exons ATGGCTTTAAGAACCCTCGTAACCAAACGGACCGTAGCGGCAGGGCTAGGGTTCCGCCAGCAACTACGTGGCCTCCAAACCTTTTCGCTCCCGGATCTTCCATACGACTATGGCGCACTGGAGCCAGCAATTAGCGGTGATATAATGCAGCTACACCATCAGAAGCATCATCAGACTTACATAACTAATTACAATAAAGCCCTTGAACAGCTCGACGATGCTATTTCTAAAGGAGATGCCAATACCGTCGCTAAATTGCACAGTGCCCTCAAATTCAACGGCGGAG GTCATATTAATCACTCAATTTTCTGGAAGAACCTTGCCCCTGTCCGC GAGGGTGGTGGTGAGCCTCCAAAGGGTTCTCTTGGCTGGGCTATTGACACTAACTTTGGTTCCGTGGAAGCTTTAGTAAAAAAGATGAATGCAGAAGGTGCTGCTTTACAGGGCTCTGGCTGGGTG TGGCTTGGTGTAGACAAAGAGCTTAAGCGCCTGGTGATTGAAACCACTGCGAATCAG GACCCTTTGGTTTCTAAAGGAGCAAATTTGGTACCTCTTCTGGGTATAGACGTTTGGGAACACGCATACTACTTGCAG TTGAAAAAAGGTTTAATAGTGAGGGTGAATGAGAGCTATGAATGTATCAAAGAACTTGTTGTCctatga
- the LOC132053318 gene encoding tRNA (guanine(26)-N(2))-dimethyltransferase isoform X1: protein MSCLSLKPLSISPFISYNPQNIKPLKSQHNIIPPCCKSQQYQTERAHKFDVGDTFFRSESATARDLGVLSAAVYRNTTGSLRVLDAMCGCGIRSLRYLEEAQADFVVANDANDNYKDLILANLSQSNLPIGHPYSQVSSDSGEGKRWEVNHLPATRLLAECYVRKDYFDLIDVDSFGSGSSYLRVALDAVKLGGLLYITSTDGLSSGGHRPHQSLAAYGAYVRPLPYSNEIGLRMLIGGAVREASVLGYHIVPLFSYYSYHGPVFRVMLQVKRGKSPSNRYYSFISYCNRCGNTRAFSWNELGEISCPCSTNVSRSLVVSGPLWTGPLHNAPHLTEMMSLADWWGWLGDGEGKNLEKLLKQMIDESDPKLPVGYLNADEIASRAKLNLPPLSAIMNRLHEEGYAVSRSHIAPNAIKTNCPMVECVKIVKQLQQPAEMNSLH, encoded by the exons ATGTCTTGTCTTTCTCTCAAACCGCTATCCATTTCACCATTCATCTCctacaacccacaaaacatcaAACCCTTAAAATCCCAACACAACATCATTCCACCCTGTTGTAAATCACAGCAGTACCAAACTGAAAGGGCCCACAAATTCGATGTCGGCGACACTTTCTTCCGCAGCGAAAGCGCCACTGCCCGGGACCTGGGAGTTCTCTCCGCCGCCGTCTACCGGAACACCACCGGGAGCCTCCGTGTTCTCGACGCCATGTGTGGCTGTGGTATTCGTTCTCTTCGCTACTTAGAAGAGGCCCAGGCTGATTTCGTTGTGGCTAATGATGCAAATGACAATTACAAGGACCTTATTTTGGCAAATCTGTCTCAG TCCAACCTGCCCATTGGACACCCCTATTCTCAGGTCTCAAGTGATTCTGGAGAAGGGAAAAGATGGGAGGTTAATCATTTGCCTGCTACTAGGTTATTGGCTGAGTGTTATGTGCGAAAGGACTACTTTGACCTTATTGATGTGGATTCTTTTGGTAGCGGTTCAAGTTACTTGAGAGTTGCTTTGGATGCTGTGAAATTGGGGGGCTTGCTATATATTACTTCCACTGATGGACTTTCTTCTGGTGGTCATAGGCCTCACCA GTCTTTAGCTGCCTATGGAGCATATGTTCGGCCTTTGCCATACTCAAATGAGATAGGTCTCCGGATGCTTATAGGCGGGGCAGTTAGAGAGGCTTCAGTGCTTGGTTATCATATTGTTCCACTTTTCTCATACTACTCATATCATGGGCCCGTGTTTAGAGTGATGCTACAAGTCAAGCGTGGAAAGTCTCCTTCTAACAG GTATTATAGTTTTATCAGCTATTGCAATCGATGTGGGAACACTCGAGCATTTTCCTGGAATGAACTTGGTGAGATCAGCTGCCCTTGTAGTACAAAT GTTTCACGTTCACTTGTGGTTTCAGGACCCCTCTGGACTGGACCTCTTCACAATGCTCCCCATCTAACAGAAATGATGAGTTTGGCTGATTGGTGGGGATGGCTTGGTGATGGTGAAGGGAAAAATCTTGAAAAACTATTGAAACAAATGATTGACGAGAGTGACCCCAAATTGCCAGTTGGATACCTCAATGCAGATGAG ATCGCAAGTCGTGCTAAACTTAATTTGCCTCCTCTAAGTGCGATAATGAACCGCCTGCATGAG GAAGGTTATGCTGTTAGCAGATCACATATTGCCCCAAATGCGATTAAGACAAACTGCCCCATGGTTGAATGTGTTAAGATTGTAAAGCAACTTCAACAGCCTGCTGAAATGAATTCGCTCCATTAA
- the LOC132053318 gene encoding tRNA (guanine(26)-N(2))-dimethyltransferase isoform X3 codes for MSCLSLKPLSISPFISYNPQNIKPLKSQHNIIPPCCKSQQYQTERAHKFDVGDTFFRSESATARDLGVLSAAVYRNTTGSLRVLDAMCGCGIRSLRYLEEAQADFVVANDANDNYKDLILANLSQSNLPIGHPYSQVSSDSGEGKRWEVNHLPATRLLAECYVRKDYFDLIDVDSFGSGSSYLRVALDAVKLGGLLYITSTDGLSSGGHRPHQSLAAYGAYVRPLPYSNEIGLRMLIGGAVREASVLGYHIVPLFSYYSYHGPVFRVMLQVKRGKSPSNRYYSFISYCNRCGNTRAFSWNELGEISCPCSTNVSRSLVVSGPLWTGPLHNAPHLTEMMSLADWWGWLGDGEGKNLEKLLKQMIDESDPKLPVGYLNADEIASRAKLNLPPLSAIMNRLHEVF; via the exons ATGTCTTGTCTTTCTCTCAAACCGCTATCCATTTCACCATTCATCTCctacaacccacaaaacatcaAACCCTTAAAATCCCAACACAACATCATTCCACCCTGTTGTAAATCACAGCAGTACCAAACTGAAAGGGCCCACAAATTCGATGTCGGCGACACTTTCTTCCGCAGCGAAAGCGCCACTGCCCGGGACCTGGGAGTTCTCTCCGCCGCCGTCTACCGGAACACCACCGGGAGCCTCCGTGTTCTCGACGCCATGTGTGGCTGTGGTATTCGTTCTCTTCGCTACTTAGAAGAGGCCCAGGCTGATTTCGTTGTGGCTAATGATGCAAATGACAATTACAAGGACCTTATTTTGGCAAATCTGTCTCAG TCCAACCTGCCCATTGGACACCCCTATTCTCAGGTCTCAAGTGATTCTGGAGAAGGGAAAAGATGGGAGGTTAATCATTTGCCTGCTACTAGGTTATTGGCTGAGTGTTATGTGCGAAAGGACTACTTTGACCTTATTGATGTGGATTCTTTTGGTAGCGGTTCAAGTTACTTGAGAGTTGCTTTGGATGCTGTGAAATTGGGGGGCTTGCTATATATTACTTCCACTGATGGACTTTCTTCTGGTGGTCATAGGCCTCACCA GTCTTTAGCTGCCTATGGAGCATATGTTCGGCCTTTGCCATACTCAAATGAGATAGGTCTCCGGATGCTTATAGGCGGGGCAGTTAGAGAGGCTTCAGTGCTTGGTTATCATATTGTTCCACTTTTCTCATACTACTCATATCATGGGCCCGTGTTTAGAGTGATGCTACAAGTCAAGCGTGGAAAGTCTCCTTCTAACAG GTATTATAGTTTTATCAGCTATTGCAATCGATGTGGGAACACTCGAGCATTTTCCTGGAATGAACTTGGTGAGATCAGCTGCCCTTGTAGTACAAAT GTTTCACGTTCACTTGTGGTTTCAGGACCCCTCTGGACTGGACCTCTTCACAATGCTCCCCATCTAACAGAAATGATGAGTTTGGCTGATTGGTGGGGATGGCTTGGTGATGGTGAAGGGAAAAATCTTGAAAAACTATTGAAACAAATGATTGACGAGAGTGACCCCAAATTGCCAGTTGGATACCTCAATGCAGATGAG ATCGCAAGTCGTGCTAAACTTAATTTGCCTCCTCTAAGTGCGATAATGAACCGCCTGCATGAG GTGTTTTGA
- the LOC132053303 gene encoding superoxide dismutase [Mn], mitochondrial isoform X1 produces the protein MALRTLVTKRTVAAGLGFRQQLRGLQTFSLPDLPYDYGALEPAISGDIMQLHHQKHHQTYITNYNKALEQLDDAISKGDANTVAKLHSALKFNGGGHINHSIFWKNLAPVREGGGEPPKGSLGWAIDTNFGSVEALVKKMNAEGAALQGSGWVWLGVDKELKRLVIETTANQDPLVSKGANLVPLLGIDVWEHAYYLQYKNVRPDYLKNIWKVINWKYANDVYEKECP, from the exons ATGGCTTTAAGAACCCTCGTAACCAAACGGACCGTAGCGGCAGGGCTAGGGTTCCGCCAGCAACTACGTGGCCTCCAAACCTTTTCGCTCCCGGATCTTCCATACGACTATGGCGCACTGGAGCCAGCAATTAGCGGTGATATAATGCAGCTACACCATCAGAAGCATCATCAGACTTACATAACTAATTACAATAAAGCCCTTGAACAGCTCGACGATGCTATTTCTAAAGGAGATGCCAATACCGTCGCTAAATTGCACAGTGCCCTCAAATTCAACGGCGGAG GTCATATTAATCACTCAATTTTCTGGAAGAACCTTGCCCCTGTCCGC GAGGGTGGTGGTGAGCCTCCAAAGGGTTCTCTTGGCTGGGCTATTGACACTAACTTTGGTTCCGTGGAAGCTTTAGTAAAAAAGATGAATGCAGAAGGTGCTGCTTTACAGGGCTCTGGCTGGGTG TGGCTTGGTGTAGACAAAGAGCTTAAGCGCCTGGTGATTGAAACCACTGCGAATCAG GACCCTTTGGTTTCTAAAGGAGCAAATTTGGTACCTCTTCTGGGTATAGACGTTTGGGAACACGCATACTACTTGCAG TACAAGAATGTAAGACCAGATTACCTGAAGAATATATGGAAAGTTATCAACTGGAAATATGCCAATGATGTTTATGAGAAAGAATGCCCTTGA